One stretch of Sebaldella sp. S0638 DNA includes these proteins:
- a CDS encoding multidrug resistance efflux transporter family protein encodes MSLFLGILAAFFFSTTFILNRKMGIEGGYWLWSAILRHFFIFIFFFIWLGIKKEIKPVIKEIKLNAGAWFLWGNVGFTVFYSFICFASQFGPSWLIACLWQMTILAGILLTPFTSDSKKIPVKQVIYAVLIFAGVILVQFSGEKEINIKDILLTMVPMIISTAAYPLGNRKMLQICGDHLSTVQRIFGMILCTMPTWILLSVIAYFKRGYPSAGQLEGSLIVAVFAGIIGTTLFFKATKLAGGDHKKLAAVESTQAAELIFALIGELLLLHGSFPSMTGFAGIAIIIAGIVMLNFRA; translated from the coding sequence ATGAGTCTGTTTTTAGGGATATTGGCGGCGTTCTTTTTTTCAACAACATTTATACTGAACAGAAAGATGGGGATAGAAGGCGGATATTGGCTTTGGAGTGCCATTTTGAGGCATTTTTTTATTTTTATTTTCTTTTTTATCTGGCTTGGTATAAAAAAAGAAATAAAGCCTGTAATAAAAGAAATAAAACTGAATGCCGGTGCATGGTTCTTGTGGGGAAATGTAGGATTTACCGTTTTTTACAGTTTTATATGTTTTGCATCACAGTTCGGACCGTCATGGCTTATAGCCTGTCTGTGGCAGATGACTATTCTTGCAGGAATTCTGCTGACTCCGTTTACATCTGACAGTAAAAAAATTCCTGTAAAGCAGGTTATTTATGCTGTTCTCATATTTGCAGGAGTGATTTTGGTTCAGTTTAGCGGAGAAAAAGAGATTAATATAAAGGATATACTGCTGACTATGGTTCCGATGATAATATCCACAGCGGCGTATCCTCTCGGAAACAGAAAAATGCTTCAGATCTGCGGTGATCATCTTAGTACTGTACAGAGAATATTTGGTATGATACTTTGTACAATGCCGACATGGATTCTTTTATCGGTAATTGCTTATTTTAAAAGGGGATATCCTTCGGCGGGACAGCTGGAAGGATCGTTGATAGTAGCTGTTTTTGCCGGAATTATAGGAACTACATTGTTTTTTAAGGCAACAAAGCTCGCCGGCGGAGATCACAAAAAACTTGCTGCGGTGGAATCTACACAAGCAGCGGAACTGATTTTTGCGCTGATAGGAGAGTTACTTCTTCTGCACGGAAGTTTTCCGTCAATGACAGGATTCGCAGGAATAGCAATAATTATAGCAGGGATAGTTATGTTGAATTTCAGGGCTTAG
- a CDS encoding cation-translocating P-type ATPase, translated as MKYVTENRENVVKLLGSNVRTGLTGEKVKEIQGMAGLNQFDEEKRETVFEKIIHQLKEVTTIILLFAAIISLYLAVTSGHGYAEPAVIIAIVILNAVLGIKQESNAEKALEALKRLNNHTTKIIRDGKIEEIDAVELVPGDILVLEAGDKIPADARILESSALKVEESMLTGESVPVEKDPDAVIDADSALGDRLNMLFSGSLITNGRAKAIVVSTGMKTEMGKIAGLLNNTAKLKTPMQIRLSELGKKLSFIAIAAGILVFIIGLLQGDSPMTMLLTSVSLAVAAVPETLPVIVTITLAGGVQNMVRKNSIIRRIPAVETLGSASVICSDKTGTLTQNRMTIKKIWTIDTKAKKAEEDFHDEEMRILGMLALASNAEADSSGDETKIIGDPTETAIIRLLDEKGIKKSELSEEWPRLFEIPFDSDRKLMTTVHKYKDKYFTITKGAFDRIAADCTTESCGLAQKIHDDFAGEALRVIAVGYKTYDEMPENLTAGELEKDLILAGLVGMIDPPRPESKKAVAAAKKAGIRTVMITGDHIVTASAIARELGILSDNEKAVTGRELSKMSEEELIKNVRDYSVYARVSPEDKIRIVKAWQANGEVVAMTGDGVNDAPALKAADVGAAMGITGTDVSKNAADVILTDDNFATIVDAVAEGRRVYENIRKTTYFLLSCNISEIFIMLIAISLGWGVPVTAVQLLLINVVADGIPGFSLSREKIEEGAMDNDPVPKNASIFSNGLAQKIAGQAVVFTIITLLGFYIGREVEIGGMIPSYEIGQTMAFVILGWSSVVHIFNVRSSESIFKTGFMSNKLLFWCAMLSFGIVFLAAAIPPLANTFGLTDMSVWHWITAVALSVVPLLAVELRKYYVNNILGRKTQAKLDIC; from the coding sequence ATGAAATACGTAACAGAAAACAGAGAAAATGTAGTAAAATTGCTTGGATCAAATGTGAGAACCGGATTAACAGGCGAAAAAGTAAAGGAAATACAGGGTATGGCCGGCTTAAATCAATTTGATGAAGAGAAGAGAGAAACTGTTTTTGAAAAAATAATTCATCAGTTAAAAGAGGTTACAACAATAATATTATTGTTTGCAGCTATAATTTCACTTTATCTTGCGGTTACATCAGGACATGGGTATGCAGAACCGGCAGTAATAATAGCAATAGTGATATTAAATGCCGTTTTGGGAATAAAACAGGAAAGTAATGCTGAGAAAGCTTTAGAGGCTTTAAAAAGATTGAATAATCATACAACTAAAATAATAAGAGATGGAAAAATTGAAGAAATAGATGCTGTGGAATTGGTTCCCGGTGATATACTGGTATTGGAAGCGGGGGATAAAATTCCTGCCGATGCCAGAATACTGGAAAGCAGCGCATTGAAAGTAGAGGAATCTATGCTCACAGGTGAAAGCGTACCTGTGGAAAAAGACCCTGATGCAGTCATTGACGCAGATTCAGCATTGGGAGACAGATTAAATATGCTTTTCTCCGGTTCGCTAATAACAAACGGAAGGGCAAAAGCAATAGTTGTAAGTACAGGTATGAAGACGGAAATGGGGAAGATAGCAGGTCTTCTGAACAATACAGCTAAACTAAAAACTCCTATGCAGATAAGATTGTCGGAACTTGGAAAAAAACTGAGCTTTATTGCTATAGCAGCAGGTATACTGGTATTTATAATAGGTCTTTTACAGGGTGACAGCCCGATGACAATGTTACTGACATCAGTATCGCTGGCAGTGGCGGCAGTACCTGAGACACTGCCGGTTATAGTAACAATAACACTTGCAGGCGGTGTTCAGAATATGGTAAGAAAAAATTCAATAATACGTCGTATTCCAGCAGTAGAAACATTAGGAAGTGCTTCGGTAATATGTTCGGATAAAACAGGAACACTGACACAAAACCGTATGACAATAAAAAAAATATGGACTATAGATACAAAAGCTAAAAAAGCAGAGGAAGATTTTCATGATGAAGAAATGAGAATTCTTGGAATGCTGGCTCTTGCAAGTAATGCAGAAGCAGATAGTTCAGGTGATGAAACAAAAATAATAGGTGATCCTACAGAAACTGCAATTATAAGACTGCTTGATGAAAAGGGAATAAAAAAATCCGAGCTTTCAGAAGAATGGCCTAGATTATTTGAAATTCCTTTTGATTCTGACAGAAAACTAATGACAACTGTACATAAATATAAGGATAAATACTTTACTATTACAAAAGGGGCATTTGACAGAATAGCTGCTGATTGTACCACAGAATCATGCGGACTGGCACAAAAAATACATGACGATTTCGCAGGAGAGGCATTGAGAGTAATTGCCGTGGGATATAAGACTTATGATGAAATGCCTGAAAATCTCACTGCCGGAGAATTAGAAAAAGATCTTATTCTTGCCGGGCTTGTGGGAATGATAGATCCTCCGAGACCTGAGAGCAAAAAAGCAGTAGCTGCTGCTAAAAAAGCAGGAATAAGAACAGTAATGATTACCGGGGATCATATAGTAACAGCTTCTGCAATAGCTCGTGAGCTTGGAATACTTTCTGATAATGAAAAAGCAGTTACAGGACGCGAATTATCAAAAATGTCAGAAGAAGAACTGATAAAAAATGTAAGGGATTATTCTGTTTATGCCAGAGTAAGCCCTGAGGATAAAATACGTATAGTAAAAGCATGGCAGGCAAACGGAGAAGTAGTGGCAATGACAGGTGACGGAGTAAATGATGCACCGGCATTAAAAGCGGCAGATGTAGGGGCTGCAATGGGGATAACAGGTACTGATGTATCCAAAAATGCTGCGGACGTAATACTGACAGATGATAACTTCGCTACTATTGTAGATGCAGTGGCAGAAGGAAGAAGAGTTTATGAAAATATAAGAAAAACAACATACTTTTTGTTAAGCTGTAATATTTCCGAAATATTCATAATGCTTATAGCAATATCCCTTGGATGGGGAGTACCTGTAACAGCGGTACAGCTGCTGCTAATTAACGTAGTGGCTGACGGAATACCGGGCTTTTCACTCAGCAGGGAAAAAATAGAAGAAGGTGCAATGGATAATGATCCTGTACCTAAAAACGCCAGTATATTTTCAAACGGTCTGGCACAGAAAATAGCCGGACAGGCAGTTGTATTCACTATTATTACACTTCTTGGTTTTTATATAGGGCGTGAAGTGGAAATCGGCGGAATGATACCGTCATATGAAATAGGACAGACAATGGCATTTGTAATACTGGGGTGGTCATCAGTAGTTCATATATTTAATGTAAGAAGCAGTGAATCAATATTTAAAACAGGTTTTATGTCAAACAAACTTTTATTCTGGTGTGCAATGCTTTCATTCGGAATAGTATTTCTCGCAGCTGCAATACCGCCGCTGGCAAATACATTTGGTCTCACGGACATGAGTGTGTGGCACTGGATAACAGCTGTAGCACTTTCTGTAGTACCGCTTCTGGCAGTGGAATTAAGAAAATACTATGTAAATAATATACTTGGCAGAAAAACACAGGCAAAACTGGATATCTGTTAA
- a CDS encoding TetR/AcrR family transcriptional regulator, which yields MTSKEKIIKATLRLAANLGIKGTTTKKIAESAEVNETTVFKNFKCKDTLIHEALQEETDKIKGEIDCFFSEIIGTKRELIHKASEFIMEIYEKYEDYMMITIKELGSKELELVEPNIPEYLKESVENKLDDLLTPKMTHKDSEAISYIVNSVILFLAADKVKNKMYGHPKKDEVEIDYLADVLERLLIIDER from the coding sequence ATGACTTCAAAAGAAAAGATAATTAAAGCGACACTGCGCTTAGCGGCAAATTTAGGAATAAAAGGAACAACTACGAAAAAAATAGCAGAGTCGGCAGAGGTTAATGAAACCACAGTATTTAAAAATTTTAAATGCAAAGATACACTGATTCATGAGGCATTACAGGAAGAGACTGATAAAATAAAAGGTGAAATAGACTGTTTTTTCAGTGAAATCATAGGAACTAAGAGAGAATTGATACATAAAGCCAGTGAATTTATCATGGAGATATATGAAAAATATGAGGATTATATGATGATTACCATAAAAGAACTGGGAAGCAAGGAACTGGAACTGGTGGAACCTAATATCCCAGAATATCTGAAAGAATCAGTGGAAAATAAACTGGATGATTTGCTGACACCGAAAATGACACATAAAGATTCAGAAGCTATTTCGTATATAGTAAACAGTGTTATTTTATTTCTTGCAGCTGACAAAGTCAAAAATAAAATGTACGGGCATCCTAAAAAAGACGAAGTGGAGATAGATTATCTTGCAGATGTATTAGAAAGATTATTAATTATAGATGAGAGGTGA
- a CDS encoding BMC domain-containing protein, with protein MLTIGMIEFNSIARGIEASDVMMKAGEVELMRANTICPGKFIAMVSGDIAAVESSVKAGVEAGQETVVNELVISRVHPEVVRAISGTTELDELGALGVLEYYDVTTAVNGADAAVKAANVQLIEVRLGFAIGGKSFVTFTGDVGAVNEAVKAGNDLGKEMGVLVYSTVIPSPRKELYEKLL; from the coding sequence GTGTTGACAATTGGTATGATAGAGTTTAACAGCATAGCCAGAGGTATAGAAGCATCAGATGTAATGATGAAAGCAGGAGAAGTGGAACTTATGAGGGCTAATACTATATGTCCCGGAAAATTTATAGCAATGGTTTCAGGAGATATTGCCGCAGTAGAATCTTCCGTTAAAGCCGGTGTAGAAGCAGGTCAGGAAACAGTAGTAAATGAACTCGTGATATCAAGGGTTCATCCCGAAGTAGTCAGGGCAATTAGCGGGACAACAGAACTTGACGAGCTGGGTGCTCTTGGTGTTCTGGAATATTATGATGTAACTACAGCTGTAAACGGGGCAGATGCAGCAGTAAAAGCTGCTAATGTACAGCTGATAGAAGTAAGGCTGGGATTTGCAATAGGCGGAAAGTCTTTTGTGACATTTACAGGTGATGTGGGTGCAGTAAATGAAGCGGTAAAAGCCGGGAATGATCTGGGAAAAGAAATGGGAGTCCTTGTATATTCCACTGTAATTCCAAGTCCAAGAAAAGAGTTATATGAAAAATTATTATAA
- a CDS encoding 4Fe-4S dicluster domain-containing protein, which yields MNFLDAVYNAGVVGAGGAGFPTHMKMTKEVGTFIVNGAECEPLLEVDKFLMRDKTYELIKGMEIIAGNLKADRVVLGLKKKYKAEIKKLSDTIIELDSRVELFLMENFYPAGDEQIMVKDITGKSIPAGGIPLDVDAVVSNVGTVINVYEAIEEKPVTKKYVSVLGEVNNPIMLEVPIGTPFEECIKRAGGTKIKNYAIIEGGPMMGKIVHKEELAEKAVIKTTGALIILPEDHYVIKRKERPVAHILNESRAACIQCRMCTDMCPRYLIGHKLRPHRVMRAMGMGEEDEEVLMEALICCECNVCELFACPMGISPKSTNTYLKGVFREKGVRYTGDKEIPAADEMRDYRKIPVNRLIARLNLSKYYNNKISDLQELKADKVRIFLSQHIGKPAVPLVKEGDRVIEGQRIAEVGRDEFGANIHASINGVVSKIEKLYIEIDGMV from the coding sequence ATGAATTTTTTAGATGCTGTTTACAATGCGGGAGTGGTAGGGGCCGGCGGAGCTGGATTTCCCACACATATGAAAATGACAAAAGAGGTAGGGACTTTTATTGTAAATGGTGCAGAGTGTGAGCCGCTGTTGGAGGTAGACAAGTTTTTGATGAGGGATAAAACTTATGAACTCATAAAAGGTATGGAAATAATTGCCGGAAATCTAAAAGCTGACAGAGTGGTTCTTGGTTTAAAAAAGAAATATAAAGCCGAAATTAAGAAACTTAGCGACACAATAATAGAACTGGATTCAAGAGTTGAACTGTTTTTGATGGAAAATTTTTACCCTGCCGGGGATGAACAGATAATGGTAAAGGATATTACCGGAAAGTCTATACCCGCAGGTGGGATTCCGCTGGATGTGGATGCAGTTGTTTCGAATGTAGGGACGGTTATTAATGTCTATGAAGCAATAGAAGAAAAACCTGTAACAAAGAAATATGTTTCTGTTCTGGGAGAAGTAAATAATCCTATTATGCTAGAAGTGCCTATAGGAACTCCTTTTGAAGAATGCATAAAAAGAGCCGGAGGGACAAAAATAAAGAACTATGCCATAATAGAAGGCGGTCCGATGATGGGGAAAATAGTTCATAAGGAAGAACTGGCAGAGAAGGCAGTGATAAAAACAACAGGTGCGTTGATAATACTTCCGGAAGACCACTATGTAATAAAGAGAAAAGAAAGACCCGTGGCACATATTCTGAATGAAAGCCGTGCAGCGTGTATTCAGTGCAGAATGTGTACTGATATGTGTCCGAGATATTTGATAGGTCATAAATTAAGACCTCACAGGGTAATGAGGGCAATGGGAATGGGAGAAGAGGACGAGGAAGTCCTGATGGAAGCTTTGATATGCTGTGAATGTAATGTATGTGAATTATTTGCCTGTCCTATGGGAATTTCTCCGAAATCTACCAATACGTATCTAAAAGGCGTATTCAGGGAAAAAGGAGTGCGTTACACAGGGGACAAAGAAATACCTGCGGCGGATGAAATGAGAGATTATCGAAAGATCCCTGTAAACAGACTGATTGCAAGGCTTAATTTAAGCAAGTATTATAATAATAAGATATCTGATCTTCAGGAACTGAAAGCTGATAAAGTAAGAATATTTCTCTCGCAGCATATAGGAAAACCTGCTGTGCCTTTGGTAAAAGAAGGAGACAGGGTAATAGAAGGTCAGAGAATAGCTGAAGTGGGAAGAGATGAGTTCGGAGCAAATATACATGCCAGTATAAACGGAGTTGTATCTAAGATTGAGAAATTGTATATAGAAATTGACGGAATGGTATAG
- a CDS encoding tetratricopeptide repeat protein — protein MIIKTILIPAFFMIIVVIPVVKKITDNFREKKYMQEIRKNRSIEALKNLGFLYLKQKRYKESERCFEIAAEEEDTGAFSGLGALYIILKDYGKAEDCFMKALEKGCASAMYNLGALYYIQRNYEKSEKYYKMALENGYEKAGKMLVKLQKKH, from the coding sequence TTGATTATAAAAACAATACTAATACCAGCTTTTTTTATGATAATAGTTGTCATTCCCGTGGTAAAAAAAATAACAGATAATTTCAGGGAAAAAAAATATATGCAGGAGATAAGAAAAAACAGAAGTATAGAAGCACTGAAAAATCTGGGGTTTTTATATTTGAAGCAAAAAAGATACAAGGAATCCGAAAGATGCTTTGAAATAGCGGCGGAAGAAGAGGATACAGGTGCTTTCAGCGGGCTTGGAGCGTTGTATATCATACTGAAAGATTACGGCAAAGCGGAAGACTGTTTTATGAAAGCATTGGAAAAAGGATGTGCTTCAGCAATGTATAATCTCGGTGCTCTTTATTATATACAAAGAAATTATGAAAAATCAGAGAAATATTATAAAATGGCTTTGGAAAACGGATATGAAAAAGCTGGGAAAATGCTTGTGAAATTACAAAAAAAGCACTAA
- a CDS encoding pseudouridine-5'-phosphate glycosidase: MKNFMKYLEVSKEVKEALENNKPVVALESTIISHGMPFPQNYETALKVEKVIREAGAIPATIAILNGKLKVGLSPEEIEFLGKEGSKIIKVSRRDLPYIVANKLNGATTVATTMIISEMAGIKVFATGGIGGVHRGAETTMDISADLEELSNTNVAVICAGAKSILDLGLTLEYLETHGVPVLGYQTKKLPAFFTRESEFDLDYKIDSPKELADIITAKWEMGLNGGVVIANPIPVEYSMDYNEISKSIEEAVKEAEANGIKGKESTPFLLAKIKEITKGKSLEANIQLVYNNAKLASEIAGNMK; the protein is encoded by the coding sequence ATGAAAAATTTTATGAAGTACCTTGAAGTAAGTAAAGAAGTGAAAGAAGCACTGGAAAACAACAAACCTGTGGTAGCTCTGGAGTCAACAATTATATCGCACGGAATGCCATTTCCACAGAATTATGAAACAGCTTTGAAAGTAGAAAAAGTAATAAGAGAAGCAGGTGCAATACCGGCAACAATAGCAATATTAAACGGGAAATTAAAAGTGGGATTATCTCCTGAAGAAATAGAATTTTTAGGAAAAGAAGGAAGCAAAATCATAAAAGTAAGCAGAAGAGATCTTCCTTACATCGTGGCAAATAAATTAAACGGAGCAACAACAGTAGCAACTACAATGATAATCTCTGAAATGGCAGGAATAAAAGTATTCGCTACAGGAGGAATCGGAGGAGTGCATAGAGGAGCAGAAACAACAATGGATATTTCAGCTGACCTTGAGGAATTATCAAATACAAATGTAGCAGTAATATGTGCCGGTGCAAAATCTATCCTTGACCTTGGATTAACTCTGGAATACCTTGAAACTCACGGAGTACCAGTATTAGGATATCAAACTAAAAAACTTCCTGCATTCTTCACAAGAGAGAGCGAATTTGACCTTGATTACAAAATAGACAGTCCAAAAGAACTGGCAGATATAATAACTGCAAAATGGGAAATGGGATTAAACGGAGGAGTAGTAATAGCAAATCCGATTCCTGTGGAATACTCAATGGACTATAACGAAATAAGCAAGTCAATAGAGGAAGCAGTAAAAGAAGCAGAAGCAAACGGAATAAAAGGAAAAGAAAGTACACCGTTCCTTCTTGCTAAAATAAAAGAAATTACTAAAGGAAAAAGCCTTGAGGCAAATATCCAGCTTGTATATAATAACGCAAAACTAGCTTCAGAAATAGCAGGAAATATGAAATAG
- a CDS encoding carbohydrate kinase, producing the protein MTEREREILHLIRENPMISQEEIAKKIGITRTSVAVHISNIMKKGIILGKGYIINESPYIMVIGGTNVDIQGFSRSELRAHDSNPGYVGVSFGGVGKNIAENVARLDINTKFITVFGNDLYGEKIKDHLTKLDIDVSDSLILENEETSIYLSILDSNGEMNVAISSMEIFKKLKPEYLKARNKKIEGAEIIIVDTNLETETINYITNYNAKTKIMLDTVSTKKSEKVKDIIGRFHTIKPNKIEAELLSGIKINSDSDLDRAGKFFLEAGIKNIFITLGSDGVYYINDKKKGIIKNPKVTPVNVTGGGDAFVAGIAHAEFMGKDIDEAAKFGIGASILTILDENTISDKISVENIENKIKEMKL; encoded by the coding sequence ATGACAGAAAGAGAAAGGGAGATATTACATCTCATAAGGGAAAATCCCATGATATCTCAGGAAGAGATAGCAAAAAAAATAGGAATAACGAGAACTTCTGTAGCTGTACATATAAGTAATATAATGAAAAAAGGAATTATACTCGGAAAAGGATATATAATTAATGAAAGTCCTTATATTATGGTAATCGGGGGAACCAATGTAGATATACAGGGTTTTTCCAGAAGTGAACTGAGAGCACATGATTCTAATCCCGGATATGTAGGTGTTTCATTCGGCGGAGTCGGGAAAAATATAGCAGAAAATGTAGCCAGACTGGATATAAATACTAAATTTATAACAGTATTCGGAAACGACCTTTATGGTGAAAAGATAAAGGATCATCTGACAAAACTGGATATTGACGTAAGTGATTCACTGATTCTGGAAAATGAAGAGACTTCTATTTATCTTTCTATTCTGGATTCTAACGGTGAAATGAATGTAGCCATATCTTCAATGGAGATATTCAAAAAGCTGAAGCCTGAATATCTGAAAGCAAGAAACAAAAAGATAGAAGGTGCGGAAATAATAATAGTAGATACGAATCTGGAAACAGAAACTATTAATTACATTACGAACTACAATGCAAAAACAAAAATAATGCTTGATACAGTATCTACAAAGAAATCAGAGAAGGTAAAAGACATAATCGGAAGATTTCATACAATAAAGCCGAACAAAATAGAGGCAGAACTGCTTTCAGGAATAAAAATAAATTCTGATTCTGATCTTGACAGAGCAGGAAAGTTTTTCCTTGAAGCCGGCATAAAAAATATATTTATAACTCTTGGAAGTGACGGAGTATACTATATAAACGATAAGAAAAAAGGAATAATAAAAAATCCTAAAGTAACACCTGTAAATGTAACAGGCGGAGGAGATGCCTTCGTAGCAGGAATAGCACATGCGGAATTTATGGGGAAAGACATAGATGAAGCGGCAAAATTCGGAATAGGAGCAAGTATACTCACTATTCTTGATGAAAATACAATAAGTGATAAAATATCAGTAGAAAACATAGAGAATAAAATTAAGGAGATGAAACTATGA
- a CDS encoding DKNYY domain-containing protein translates to MKKIIIFLITGVMLCAFQELRYPSGYRISGDRVFYTYIELAGMDMETFEILNERYAKDKNAVYFEGKVIENLNPGDFIVIGDFFGKSKDKVYISNRIIDNADVHSFVTLGNSYSKDRNHVFFGAEILKNADPVTFTAFNNKYSKDKNSVYFWGEVMSGADAVTFECLNDEYGRDKNKVYYNKREVKKAESATFQILNGIFAKDKNHVYVSGGILEKADVKTFQVLGNYGYAKDKRYVYNYKKILDGEKPADFVPPPEPVIMY, encoded by the coding sequence ATGAAAAAGATAATAATTTTTCTAATAACAGGAGTTATGTTATGTGCATTTCAGGAATTAAGATATCCTTCCGGCTATAGAATAAGCGGTGACAGAGTGTTTTATACTTATATTGAACTGGCCGGAATGGATATGGAAACATTTGAAATTTTGAATGAAAGATACGCCAAAGATAAGAATGCTGTTTACTTTGAAGGAAAAGTCATAGAAAATCTTAATCCCGGCGATTTTATCGTTATAGGAGATTTTTTTGGGAAAAGTAAGGATAAGGTGTACATAAGCAACAGGATAATAGATAATGCCGATGTTCACAGTTTTGTAACGCTGGGCAACAGTTACAGCAAAGACAGGAATCATGTGTTTTTTGGTGCTGAAATACTGAAGAATGCAGATCCGGTGACTTTTACAGCTTTTAATAACAAATATTCCAAAGATAAAAACAGTGTTTATTTTTGGGGAGAAGTAATGTCAGGTGCAGATGCTGTTACGTTTGAATGTCTGAATGATGAATACGGACGTGATAAAAATAAGGTTTATTATAACAAAAGAGAGGTTAAAAAAGCAGAATCTGCCACATTTCAGATATTAAACGGGATTTTTGCAAAGGATAAAAACCATGTTTATGTTTCGGGTGGAATTTTGGAAAAAGCTGATGTAAAAACATTTCAGGTATTGGGAAATTACGGATATGCCAAAGATAAAAGATATGTCTATAACTATAAAAAAATATTAGACGGGGAAAAACCCGCTGATTTTGTTCCCCCTCCTGAGCCTGTGATTATGTATTAG
- the argF gene encoding ornithine carbamoyltransferase yields the protein MLKKKSFLKLLDFTKEELEYLLNLSKKLKEDKKNNAEMKKLSGKNIALIFEKTSTRTRCAFEVAAFDQGANVTYIGPSTSQIGDKESIEDTARVLGRFYDGLEYRGYGQEIVETLAEYAGVPVWNGLTTESHPTQVLADFMTILEHKGSLTGIKFAFMGDGRNNVANSLMIGAAKFGMDFRIVAPKELFPNEELVKKAKELAAESGGMITLTENPEEGVSDCDVIYTDVWVSMGEDESIWKDRIEQLKPYQVNSALVKNAKDDYLFMHCLPAFHDIKTKTGEKMYEKFGITEMEVTDEVFVSENSVVFDEAENRMHTIKAVMVATLGEVSS from the coding sequence ATGCTGAAAAAAAAGTCATTTTTGAAACTGCTGGATTTTACAAAAGAGGAACTTGAGTATTTGTTGAATTTATCAAAAAAACTAAAGGAAGATAAGAAAAATAATGCTGAAATGAAAAAATTAAGCGGTAAAAATATAGCACTGATATTTGAGAAAACATCTACAAGAACAAGATGTGCATTCGAGGTAGCAGCTTTTGACCAGGGAGCAAATGTAACTTATATAGGACCTTCCACTTCACAGATAGGGGATAAGGAATCTATTGAGGATACTGCAAGGGTACTCGGCAGATTTTATGACGGGCTGGAATACAGAGGATACGGACAGGAAATAGTGGAGACGCTGGCTGAATACGCAGGTGTGCCTGTATGGAACGGTTTGACCACAGAATCACATCCTACTCAGGTACTGGCAGACTTTATGACTATACTTGAGCATAAAGGCAGTCTTACAGGAATAAAATTCGCATTTATGGGTGACGGAAGAAATAATGTAGCAAACTCTCTTATGATAGGCGCGGCTAAGTTTGGTATGGACTTTAGAATTGTTGCCCCGAAAGAGCTTTTCCCCAATGAGGAACTGGTGAAAAAGGCCAAAGAACTGGCGGCAGAATCAGGAGGAATGATCACGCTTACTGAAAATCCAGAGGAGGGAGTAAGTGACTGTGATGTAATATATACAGATGTATGGGTGTCAATGGGAGAAGATGAAAGCATATGGAAAGACAGAATCGAACAGCTAAAGCCATATCAGGTAAACAGCGCTCTTGTGAAAAATGCCAAGGATGACTATCTGTTTATGCATTGTCTTCCGGCTTTTCATGATATAAAAACAAAAACAGGAGAAAAAATGTATGAGAAATTCGGGATCACTGAAATGGAAGTTACTGATGAAGTTTTTGTAAGTGAGAATTCAGTTGTTTTTGATGAGGCGGAAAACAGAATGCATACTATAAAAGCTGTTATGGTGGCTACTCTTGGAGAAGTAAGCAGTTAA